The following coding sequences are from one Candidatus Borkfalkia ceftriaxoniphila window:
- a CDS encoding LacI family DNA-binding transcriptional regulator, with amino-acid sequence MGKKVTIREVAAECGLSVSAVSQVLNGKEIGIPQKTKEKVRAAAEKLRYCPNSAARSLVTSRSDTVGVLVPDISNAFFGEAFKEIQRRMGEEGFDVLLCSGDGTAKQDERFLRLFAARGADGLIVAPAAETLEEKNAEKFAALLEEIRIPYVYLDRYPALPCVRVSADHRAGGYAAARCLLKNGHTKIGCIAGPAALVGARLRLEGFCDALAEAGIRPLAINAPFTAEGGERAAKALFGRGLTALFASDDLQAYGAMRAAAETGVRIPDDVSLVGYDDLQFSALANPPLTTISQPVKDMAAAAAELLLRRMRGEDAENPPLFVPRLIERQTVKNLKEEIE; translated from the coding sequence ATGGGAAAGAAAGTGACCATCCGTGAAGTGGCGGCGGAATGCGGGCTGTCCGTTTCGGCCGTTTCGCAGGTGCTCAACGGCAAAGAGATCGGCATTCCGCAAAAGACGAAAGAAAAGGTGCGGGCGGCGGCGGAAAAACTGCGCTATTGTCCCAACTCGGCGGCGCGAAGCCTCGTCACCAGCCGTTCGGATACCGTGGGCGTACTGGTGCCCGATATTTCCAACGCGTTTTTCGGGGAAGCGTTCAAAGAAATTCAGCGCAGAATGGGCGAAGAGGGGTTCGACGTGCTGCTGTGCAGCGGCGACGGCACGGCGAAACAGGACGAGCGCTTTTTGAGGCTGTTCGCCGCGCGCGGTGCGGACGGGCTGATCGTCGCACCCGCCGCGGAAACGCTGGAAGAAAAAAACGCCGAAAAGTTCGCCGCGTTGTTGGAGGAGATTAGGATCCCGTACGTCTATTTGGACCGCTATCCCGCACTACCGTGCGTGCGCGTGTCGGCGGATCATCGGGCGGGCGGATACGCGGCGGCGCGATGCCTGTTGAAAAACGGGCATACGAAGATCGGCTGTATCGCGGGGCCTGCGGCGCTCGTCGGCGCGCGGCTGCGGCTGGAAGGCTTTTGCGACGCGCTCGCGGAAGCGGGGATAAGACCGCTCGCGATAAACGCGCCATTTACGGCGGAAGGGGGCGAACGCGCGGCGAAAGCGCTGTTCGGCAGGGGCCTGACCGCGCTGTTCGCCTCCGATGATCTGCAAGCGTACGGCGCCATGCGCGCGGCTGCGGAAACGGGCGTCCGGATCCCAGACGACGTGTCGCTCGTCGGGTACGACGATCTGCAATTTTCCGCCCTCGCGAACCCGCCGCTGACCACGATATCCCAACCCGTAAAAGATATGGCAGCCGCGGCTGCGGAACTTTTGCTCCGACGGATGCGCGGGGAAGATGCCGAGAACCCGCCACTATTTGTGCCGCGCCTTATCGAGCGGCAAACGGTAAAAAATCTGAAAGAGGAGATCGAATGA